The following proteins are co-located in the Octopus sinensis linkage group LG24, ASM634580v1, whole genome shotgun sequence genome:
- the LOC115223841 gene encoding membrane-associated progesterone receptor component 1-like has translation MASNEEPQSGGDGYTDMFWNIFNEIFSNPLNVILLAVSTLLFYKIMTSRQTPRPQHVAEKEIPRMKKRDMTIEELRKYDGTDEDGRVCIAVNGKIFDVTRGKQFYGPGGPYAVFAGRDASRALALFTVKESALKNEYDDLSDLTSAEMSRMQEWEMQFTEKYDIVGRLLRDGEQATEYTDSEDESSPNGDTDKSSGKDGDSSSLHKDDTKTQ, from the coding sequence ATGGCGAGTAACGAAGAACCACAGAGCGGAGGAGATGGTTATACAGACATGTTTTGGaatatattcaatgaaatattcTCTAACCCTTTAAACGTTATCCTTCTGGCTGTTAGTACTTTACTGTTTTATAAGATAATGACCAGCAGACAGACCCCACGCCCGCAACATGTTGCTGAAAAGGAAATACCTCGCATGAAGAAGAGAGACATGACGATCGAAGAACTCAGGAAGTACGATGGCACCGACGAAGACGGTCGGGTTTGTATAGCCGTCAACGGTAAAATATTCGATGTGACCCGCGGTAAACAGTTCTACGGACCCGGCGGTCCGTACGCGGTCTTCGCGGGCCGCGATGCTTCGCGGGCCCTGGCTTTGTTTACTGTGAAGGAATCGGCGCTAAAAAACGAATATGACGACCTCAGCGACTTGACATCGGCTGAGATGAGTCGCATGCAAGAATGGGAGATGCAATTTACGGAAAAATATGACATTGTCGGTAGGTTATTAAGGGACGGTGAGCAAGCCACGGAATATACGGATTCTGAGGATGAATCGAGTCCGAACGGGGACACTGACAAAAGCAGCGGGAAAGATGGTGACTCCTCGTCGCTTCATAAAGATGACACGaaaacccaataa